The Drosophila innubila isolate TH190305 chromosome 2R unlocalized genomic scaffold, UK_Dinn_1.0 1_C_2R, whole genome shotgun sequence DNA window GTCTGCGAGGGAACACTTCTGGGCAAAAGCACCGAAATCGAAACCCATATTGGTGTATGACTACTCTGAATTTGtatcatttaatttctattaatgGTCTTTTCACTGACAGAACATTGTTCTGGATAAGCTGCAGGGCGACAGCTTGAAGTGTTCCACAAAGGCGGGCAGCATCAAGACCGACTGTTGCTATGTGGAGAACTCCAAGTTTGAGACCACAACTGGACAAATGGAACTAAAAAATGTACACAAGACAAGCGAAGTACATGTACACGATGCGGGAGATTTGAAAATGAGTGGGTTAATTGCAGCAATTTCAAAGTCCAGTCATATATTCATTGTTTAATCTTTAGCTGGCGTCCATGGAAATCTGAGTGTGAATTCCAAAGGCGGTAATTTAAGTCTGCAACTATCCGAGCTGACTGGCAAAAGCCAGATTGTTGCCCAGAATCTGGCCAACGAGGCAGTTATCAATATCTCCGAAGCTATTGAAACCAACATCAATATTGAGGTAAAGGCTTCTCAGGTCAATCTGGACAATGAGTTGGAGCATGTCTCCCACGCGCTGAGCAATGACAAGAGCATATTtcagttgaaaaataataatgagcaTCAGCTGCTCATCAGCAGCACGGGCAAGAGCGGTGTGCGTCTGGGCAAGCAGTCCTGGATGGATATAATGCGtcaaacaataaatatcaatGACAAATCCTAAGTCTACATTAACTGTTTCAATTATACCCAATGCATTAACGAAACATTTTCGATTTATGTGTTCTATAGtgtatgtataagtatatatatttatatattgcgCTTATAAGCAACAATATTCAGTCCTGTTGTGAGTATTATTTGGCTTGGCCATCTACATTATTTAAAACCGCGCATAGGCGCTGGTGCGCTCTCTGGAGCAGCACATCTTCATCCTGATCCGCTTGCAAGGCATTACGAAACAATTCCACTTTGACAACATCAATCTCTTCAATATCCTTCATGATCACAGCAATGTCCACCTGGATCAGCATGTGACCCAAGAGACGCAGCAATTTGAATGCATTCTCTTCGTACTGTGAACGAGGCTCATCCTCGTAGGCCTCGAAATCGTTCTCATCGTATTCGGCATAATCCTCAATGTGTTGTCTCAGAATTAACCACACTCCGAGGATGTTAGCAAAGGTATCCttgtcataaaaatatttgagacaCTGCAATGGAAAGTGATTTTAGTAGGGATTACAAACTTATTTGATTAATGTGAAAACTTACGCTGCAAATGTGAACCATGTCCTCGAGATACTCCTCCTGCCGTTCGCCCAGAGGCAGTAACTGCATGGGCTGCTGCAGGAATATTAGGATGCGTGTCAGACAGTACATGATGCTGGATGCATACAAATCCATGGATATCTGCGCCTCTGGCAGCTGCACAAGAATGGTGCAAATATTGAGGTAGGTTTGAATTACTTCTATATCGCAATTGATTTTTGGTGAGTTCGATTCATCAtcgtcttcatcttcatcgGCTGTCACCTGATCCCCAGCTTCCCCATCGATTTCATCTGCTTGCTTGGCGAGATCGTCACGCATAAGACGCACAAAGGCATTGTTAACACCATCACATAGTTCCTGCACTAGAAAGACTTCAGCAAAGGGCTTCAAGTTGAGGTCAGATTGGGCGTTCTCCTCCTCCACCAGGGCACAGCTCGCCAGTACAGCATTTGTGGCCTTCAGTGCAGCAATAAGCAACTCATCACTCACGGACTGCTGCAGAATGAAGCCGAGATTCTTTGCTGAGCTGTCGCAGGCCGCAAAACAAATATACCAGTCGATGGCCAGCTGCTCCTTTCCGCTCACCACGTGTGCCATGACATACTGAAAGACGCGCATCAGCTGGAGCAGCATACACGTGTCCATGCAGGTGCTCAGCTTGAGCAGCATCTCAATCCACTCTGCATTGGCCGTCAGCTGCTCCACGCACTCCACCTGGGCACACATATTGCCCAGGAGACCAATGAGGATCTCGTACAGTCGCACATCCTCGCTTGTGGAAATGGCAGACGCTATCAGCTCAATGACATCGTTTTCCAGCAAAAATGCGACCACTTCCGGCGCCACAGAAATATCCCATAATTTGCACAAGTCTTCCTCCAGCTCCAGATCCAGCGCTGTCTGCTCCGGCTGCTGGCTAAGTGTCATCAGTGTTTGGAGTATGAATTTCTTGCTGTACATAGTGTTATCTACGGCATCAGCACGCATGCGCCTAATTAATTCTTTCTCATCATCATCCGCAGCATCCTCATTGTTTTGAATTGCATGGGGTTGGGGTGAATTCGACTCGGACTTATTGGCAATGCTTTGAGCGCCATTTGTCTCAGCATTGCTAGCgtcatttgttttcttttccgATTGTATCAATATAGCGTTATCATTACTCACGGCTGCCGCAACATTGTCTCTTTCAGAGCTGTCCACATCTTCTTTGGTCATCTTGTCTGGTGTCTCTGGCAAAGTTGTGTTGAATCGTGTGAAATATGTTCGATCGAACTAGAGCTGTGACTCGATTCGATTCTTAATCGActacaattattttatgtaaatcgATTTGGTActaaaaaaatcgatttggTTAAATAAATGATCAAAATCTGCAAAAGGCGCACAATTTAAACGTTCTAGAAATCAGATAAGAAAAGGTATATTTTCTCTAAGTTCACTAGTCTTCCCCGttgataaaataattcaaacagttttttttaggTTTGTTTTTGCCTTTATTTTGGATGCTTTCCAGCTAAAAACagttatatttttcataaaaagttggcagcactgccgGCTGGTACGACGAATTGTAGTGCTGacatttagctattttttttaaagatatttttggcTAGTTAAAGATTTGGAACCTCTTtagaaaaagtataaattttattctaagcgttttctttttatgaaaACATCGAGTAAATGGGAAATTGGAATATCAGCTAAGTTCGGTGGTTGAGGCGTCACAACATTGTTGCGGTGTTGAGGAAATGTGGGCATCATCCGTGGATCACAAGCTGAAAGCAAAAAGATTGTTACTCATATCATGATATGGCATCAATATTTGGTTTCCACTTACGTAGGGGCGCCTCTGTGAAATATTTACTGCTCAGGCATTCTTCAGCAGTGGCTCTTCTACTGGGATTGTAGTAGAATAATATGCCCAGAAGAGTTCTTCCCGCTTGGCCGATCATGTGGAATTTAGTCTTCAGATTGTTGTAAGGCTGCTGACTAAGCGAAAAGTTCTGTACTGCGGGCAAATCCTTGAAGCCTGGCCAAATTGATTCCGAAGGTGCTCCAAGCAGATCAATAATCATATTGAGCTGTGCAATCTCCGAGTTACCCGGCAGCAATGGTTTCCCCAGCAATAACTCGCCAAGAATGCAGCCAAAAGCCCACATATCTACCGCCGAGGAATGGGTTCTGGCACCAAGCAACAACTCCGGAGCACGATACCACAGTGTAACCATTTGTGGCGTCATGGGCTTCGCCGGCTGCCCGGACAAACGTGCCAGTCCAAAATCAGCTATTgaataaagaatttattaatCTAAGTGTGTCAGGGGATAGCTTGGTTATTTGCCACTTGCCTACTTTAATGCTGCCCTTGTCCGTCATCAGCAGGTTGGAGACTTTAAGATCTCGGTGTATAATAAAGCGGGAATGCATGTATTTCAAAGCACGCAGCACCTGGAGCGTTATGCACTTGACCTCAGATTCGGTAAATGGCTGCGACATGTTGTCCAGAACCGATGCCAAGTCCTGTTCACAAAAGTCCATTACTAGGAATATGCTGTAAAGTACAACAGTAATTGTTAATTGATaccctataaaaaaaagtgtaagcACAGCATAACACTAACCTGTCCAGGCTTTTGCCCACAACAACTTCCCGCAGACGCACAATGTTCTCGTGCTGGCAACGCTTCAGTATCATTATTTCGCGCAGTCCAC harbors:
- the LOC117785451 gene encoding uncharacterized protein LOC117785451, with protein sequence MTKEDVDSSERDNVAAAVSNDNAILIQSEKKTNDASNAETNGAQSIANKSESNSPQPHAIQNNEDAADDDEKELIRRMRADAVDNTMYSKKFILQTLMTLSQQPEQTALDLELEEDLCKLWDISVAPEVVAFLLENDVIELIASAISTSEDVRLYEILIGLLGNMCAQVECVEQLTANAEWIEMLLKLSTCMDTCMLLQLMRVFQYVMAHVVSGKEQLAIDWYICFAACDSSAKNLGFILQQSVSDELLIAALKATNAVLASCALVEEENAQSDLNLKPFAEVFLVQELCDGVNNAFVRLMRDDLAKQADEIDGEAGDQVTADEDEDDDESNSPKINCDIEVIQTYLNICTILVQLPEAQISMDLYASSIMYCLTRILIFLQQPMQLLPLGERQEEYLEDMVHICSCLKYFYDKDTFANILGVWLILRQHIEDYAEYDENDFEAYEDEPRSQYEENAFKLLRLLGHMLIQVDIAVIMKDIEEIDVVKVELFRNALQADQDEDVLLQRAHQRLCAVLNNVDGQAK
- the LOC117785454 gene encoding protein FAM185A — encoded protein: MQILQRLRWFPPISVNNYFRYYAKKSKPAMTSSRRMVQQEFLHYVNPYARINVKSDIFLKVEPVDVHVHTSGDVFIAQLLGEATHNCNAKLDVNVSDDDKVVNVLVTKLTTQAGRSRCYLKIPVRAEVHVDGGAKVFVQSIQGEALQVRAAEGITTKNVRATNISLFSENGDIVCEGTLLGKSTEIETHIGNIVLDKLQGDSLKCSTKAGSIKTDCCYVENSKFETTTGQMELKNVHKTSEVHVHDAGDLKMTGVHGNLSVNSKGGNLSLQLSELTGKSQIVAQNLANEAVINISEAIETNINIEVKASQVNLDNELEHVSHALSNDKSIFQLKNNNEHQLLISSTGKSGVRLGKQSWMDIMRQTININDKS
- the LOC117783919 gene encoding cyclin-dependent kinase 10, coding for MSSSTKSNDLDTNPAPDPQAPITRKGFLISLKNSSTPMPIPEQDVYGRCRPVSEFEKLNRVGEGSYGIVYRARDTRSGEIVALKKVRMDQEKDGLPVSGLREIMILKRCQHENIVRLREVVVGKSLDSIFLVMDFCEQDLASVLDNMSQPFTESEVKCITLQVLRALKYMHSRFIIHRDLKVSNLLMTDKGSIKVADFGLARLSGQPAKPMTPQMVTLWYRAPELLLGARTHSSAVDMWAFGCILGELLLGKPLLPGNSEIAQLNMIIDLLGAPSESIWPGFKDLPAVQNFSLSQQPYNNLKTKFHMIGQAGRTLLGILFYYNPSRRATAEECLSSKYFTEAPLPCDPRMMPTFPQHRNNVVTPQPPNLADIPISHLLDVFIKRKRLE